From Polaribacter butkevichii, a single genomic window includes:
- a CDS encoding 3-hydroxybutyryl-CoA dehydrogenase: MKNIAVIGAGTMGNGIAHTFAQFNYKVSLIDISEASLEKGMATIAKNLDRMVAKEKISEADKTQTLQNISTFTTIKEGVENADLVVEAATENAVLKSKIFKELDDVCATNTILATNTSSISITQIAAATNRPDKVIGMHFMNPVPIMKLVEIIRGYNTSDEVMETIAELSKKVGKIPVEVNDYPGFVANRILMPMINESIETLYNKVAGVEEIDTVMKLGMAHPMGPLQLADFIGLDVCLSIMNVLYDGFKNPKYAPCPLLVNMVMAGKLGIKSGEGFYDYSESRKAEKVAKMFSLS, from the coding sequence ATGAAAAACATTGCTGTTATTGGAGCCGGAACCATGGGAAATGGAATTGCTCATACATTTGCACAATTTAATTATAAAGTGAGTTTAATTGATATTTCTGAAGCTTCTTTAGAAAAAGGAATGGCAACCATTGCTAAGAATTTAGACCGAATGGTGGCTAAAGAAAAAATTTCTGAAGCAGACAAAACGCAAACTTTACAAAATATTAGCACTTTTACTACTATTAAAGAAGGAGTTGAAAATGCCGATTTAGTGGTAGAAGCAGCTACTGAAAACGCTGTTTTAAAATCCAAAATTTTTAAAGAATTAGATGATGTTTGTGCCACTAACACCATTTTAGCAACCAACACTTCGTCTATTTCTATTACGCAAATTGCTGCCGCAACCAACAGACCCGATAAGGTAATTGGAATGCATTTTATGAACCCTGTACCAATTATGAAATTGGTAGAAATTATTAGAGGTTACAACACGTCTGATGAAGTGATGGAAACCATTGCTGAACTTTCTAAAAAAGTAGGTAAAATTCCGGTAGAAGTAAATGATTATCCTGGTTTTGTGGCAAATAGAATTTTAATGCCAATGATTAACGAATCTATAGAAACTTTGTATAATAAGGTTGCTGGTGTAGAAGAAATTGATACGGTAATGAAGTTAGGAATGGCACACCCAATGGGCCCTTTACAGTTGGCAGATTTTATTGGTTTAGATGTTTGTTTGTCTATTATGAATGTGCTATACGATGGCTTTAAAAACCCTAAATATGCACCTTGCCCATTATTAGTAAACATGGTTATGGCAGGTAAATTAGGTATAAAATCTGGCGAAGGTTTTTATGATTATTCAGAGAGTAGAAAGGCAGAGAAAGTAGCCAAAATGTTTTCTTTGTCTTAG
- a CDS encoding Gfo/Idh/MocA family protein has translation MLKVGVLGAGHLGKIHLRLLQQSDKYNLVGFYDPSKENAKNVTEEFGYTSFDSIESLIDAVEVVDIVTPTLSHFDCAKLAIEKGRHIFVEKPITKTVLEAEAIKTLASQFHVLGQVGHVERFNPAFTAVKDKIENPMFIECHRLAEFNPRGTDVPVVLDLMIHDIDIILSVVKSTVKNVHASGVSVISDTPDIANARIEFENGCVANLTASRISMKNMRKSRFFQKDAYISVNFLSKESEVVRMKDVPENPDEFAMVLQNAEGVKKQIYFENPEVANNNAILDELETFADAINNNTSPIVSLRQGTEALKVAQMIIDCF, from the coding sequence ATGCTTAAAGTTGGAGTATTAGGTGCTGGACACTTAGGAAAAATTCATTTACGATTATTACAACAATCAGATAAATATAACTTAGTAGGTTTTTATGACCCTTCTAAAGAAAACGCAAAAAATGTAACCGAAGAATTTGGCTATACTTCTTTTGATTCTATAGAATCGTTAATAGATGCTGTAGAAGTTGTAGATATTGTAACTCCTACTTTATCACATTTTGATTGTGCTAAATTAGCGATAGAAAAAGGACGTCATATTTTTGTAGAAAAACCAATTACAAAAACAGTTTTAGAGGCAGAAGCTATAAAAACGTTGGCGAGTCAATTTCATGTTTTAGGACAAGTTGGTCATGTAGAGCGTTTTAATCCAGCATTTACCGCTGTAAAAGATAAGATTGAAAACCCAATGTTTATAGAATGCCATAGATTGGCAGAATTTAACCCAAGAGGAACCGATGTGCCTGTTGTATTAGATTTAATGATTCATGATATTGATATTATTCTTTCTGTAGTAAAATCTACCGTAAAAAATGTACATGCAAGTGGAGTTTCAGTTATTTCTGACACACCAGATATTGCCAACGCAAGAATTGAGTTTGAAAACGGTTGTGTTGCCAATTTAACTGCAAGTAGAATTTCTATGAAAAACATGCGTAAATCTCGTTTTTTTCAGAAGGATGCCTATATTTCTGTTAACTTTTTAAGTAAAGAATCTGAGGTGGTTAGAATGAAAGATGTACCTGAAAATCCTGATGAATTTGCAATGGTTTTACAAAATGCTGAAGGCGTTAAAAAACAAATTTATTTTGAAAATCCGGAAGTAGCAAACAACAATGCTATTTTAGATGAATTAGAAACTTTTGCAGATGCTATTAATAATAACACGTCTCCGATTGTAAGTTTAAGACAAGGAACAGAAGCTTTAAAAGTTGCTCAGATGATTATTGATTGTTTTTAA
- a CDS encoding protein-L-isoaspartate(D-aspartate) O-methyltransferase has protein sequence MRDTSKHQGLRNQLANVLKAKGIIDENVLNAVRAIPRHLFIDSSFESHAYQDKAFPIAADQTISMPYTVAFQSQTLELKPGDKVLEIGTGSGYQTAVLLELKAEVYSIERQRELYRKTSRFLPKLGYNPKRFIFGDGYIGLKEQAPFDKIIVTAGAPYVPKPLLSQLKIGGRLLIPVGDKTQIMTLFIRNSATAFEKHELGDFAFVPMLEEKN, from the coding sequence TTGAGAGACACTTCTAAACACCAAGGACTTAGAAACCAACTTGCTAACGTATTAAAAGCAAAAGGTATTATTGATGAAAATGTATTAAACGCAGTGCGTGCAATTCCACGCCATCTATTTATTGATAGTAGTTTTGAGTCTCATGCTTATCAAGACAAAGCTTTTCCTATAGCGGCAGATCAAACTATTTCTATGCCTTACACGGTTGCTTTTCAATCTCAAACGTTAGAGTTAAAACCTGGTGATAAAGTATTAGAAATTGGTACAGGTTCTGGGTATCAGACCGCTGTCTTGTTAGAACTAAAGGCTGAAGTGTATTCTATAGAAAGACAAAGAGAGTTGTATAGAAAAACCTCTCGTTTTTTACCTAAATTAGGTTACAATCCTAAAAGATTTATTTTTGGAGATGGTTATATCGGTTTAAAAGAACAAGCTCCTTTCGATAAAATTATAGTAACTGCAGGTGCGCCTTATGTACCAAAACCATTATTATCTCAATTAAAAATAGGAGGTAGGTTGTTAATTCCTGTTGGAGATAAAACACAAATAATGACTTTGTTTATTCGTAATTCTGCTACAGCCTTTGAAAAACACGAATTAGGTGATTTTGCTTTTGTACCCATGCTAGAAGAGAAAAATTAA
- a CDS encoding ATP-binding cassette domain-containing protein: MEQIHFTIENTQLSANSKLVENILKGLDFLPYLQDKKGLLFSNTVLDSFIEKEAKHNVQTLTTKENRSIRTLSSGEQKKALLNYLLQQKPDFLILDSPFESLDTQAVSNLKTHLITLSSDIIFIQIFNRKDEILPIITHVLEIENDKITESIPLDTYQFKEIDFSFKGEVPKPITFYKDIPEQLISLQDVNVSYDDRSILNNINWTIHKNEFWHLIGPNGSGKTTILSMIYGNNVKAFRQEVYLFGKKKGSGESVWEIKEKIGYFSPAILELFKRRITVAHMVLSGFFDSVGLYETPSTLQIKVANEWLQLLNLESKKNTPFNNLTTAEQRLVLIARSMIKHPPLLILDEPLINLDNQGTSIIVSLINKIVAESDTTILFVSHRPVKDLHPNFIFELTPTKKGSIGNVKTAD, from the coding sequence ATGGAGCAAATCCATTTTACAATTGAAAATACACAACTTTCTGCTAACAGTAAATTAGTAGAAAACATCTTAAAAGGCCTAGATTTTTTACCTTATTTACAAGATAAAAAAGGCCTTTTATTTTCTAACACTGTTTTAGATAGCTTTATAGAAAAAGAAGCCAAACACAATGTACAAACCTTAACAACTAAAGAAAACAGAAGCATTAGAACCTTATCTAGTGGAGAACAAAAAAAAGCTTTACTCAATTACTTACTTCAACAAAAACCCGATTTTTTAATATTAGACAGTCCTTTTGAAAGTTTAGATACTCAAGCAGTTTCTAATTTAAAAACACACCTAATCACGCTATCTTCGGATATTATTTTTATTCAAATTTTCAATCGAAAAGATGAAATTTTACCGATAATTACACACGTTTTAGAAATCGAAAACGACAAAATTACAGAAAGCATCCCTTTAGATACCTATCAATTTAAAGAAATTGATTTTAGTTTTAAAGGAGAGGTACCAAAACCAATCACTTTTTACAAAGACATACCAGAACAGTTAATATCATTACAAGATGTAAATGTTTCTTATGATGATCGTTCTATTTTAAATAACATCAATTGGACTATCCATAAAAACGAATTTTGGCATTTAATAGGTCCAAATGGTTCTGGTAAAACCACTATTTTATCCATGATTTACGGAAATAACGTAAAAGCATTTAGGCAAGAAGTCTATTTATTTGGTAAGAAAAAAGGATCTGGTGAAAGTGTTTGGGAAATAAAAGAAAAAATAGGCTACTTTAGTCCGGCAATATTAGAGTTATTTAAAAGAAGAATTACGGTAGCTCACATGGTGTTATCTGGTTTTTTTGATAGTGTTGGCTTATACGAAACGCCGTCTACCTTACAAATTAAGGTAGCTAATGAGTGGTTACAATTATTAAACTTAGAAAGTAAAAAAAACACCCCATTTAATAACTTAACAACAGCAGAACAAAGATTGGTTTTAATTGCAAGGTCTATGATAAAACATCCGCCTTTGTTAATTTTAGACGAACCGCTTATTAATTTAGACAACCAAGGAACCTCAATTATTGTTAGTTTAATTAATAAAATTGTAGCAGAAAGTGATACTACCATTTTATTTGTATCTCACAGACCTGTTAAAGATTTACATCCTAACTTTATATTTGAGCTGACACCTACTAAAAAGGGTTCTATAGGTAATGTAAAAACAGCTGATTAA
- a CDS encoding DUF2147 domain-containing protein → MKKSIFTLVVLMLAVTVNAQSILGNWKTVDDETGETKSIVNLYEENGKVYGKVVKVFNKDRQDAVCDKCEGAKKDKLILGMTIIEGLKKKGDEYKGGTILDPQKGKEYDCKIWLEEDNANKLNVRGYIAFFYRTQNWYRVVE, encoded by the coding sequence ATGAAAAAATCAATTTTTACTTTAGTAGTATTAATGCTTGCAGTAACAGTAAATGCACAATCAATTTTAGGGAATTGGAAAACAGTTGATGATGAAACTGGTGAAACGAAATCGATCGTGAACCTTTATGAAGAAAACGGTAAAGTTTATGGTAAAGTTGTAAAAGTATTTAACAAAGACCGACAAGATGCTGTTTGTGATAAATGTGAAGGAGCTAAAAAAGATAAACTTATCTTAGGCATGACCATTATTGAAGGCTTAAAAAAGAAAGGTGATGAATATAAAGGAGGTACAATTTTAGACCCTCAAAAAGGAAAAGAATACGACTGTAAAATTTGGTTAGAAGAAGACAACGCTAACAAATTAAACGTGAGAGGTTATATTGCCTTTTTTTATCGTACCCAAAACTGGTACCGTGTAGTTGAATAG
- a CDS encoding KdsC family phosphatase: protein MEISYKQLLPKINTLIFDVDGVLTNGMVTIMPDGELVRHMNIKDGYALKTAVDKGLNVCIISGGKNEGVRTRLANLGIKDIYLGAHDKIKQYNELVEKYNLQPENVLYMGDDIPDYPVMELVGMPCCPNDAAPEIQGVSKYISYKKGGEGCVRDVIEQILRVQGKWENNFSAKYD from the coding sequence ATGGAAATTAGTTACAAGCAATTATTACCCAAAATAAACACCTTAATTTTTGATGTAGATGGAGTACTTACCAACGGAATGGTTACCATTATGCCTGACGGAGAATTGGTAAGACACATGAATATTAAAGATGGTTATGCATTAAAAACTGCCGTAGATAAAGGCTTAAATGTCTGTATAATTTCTGGAGGAAAAAACGAAGGCGTAAGAACTCGTTTAGCTAATTTAGGAATTAAAGATATTTATTTAGGTGCTCACGATAAAATTAAACAATACAACGAGTTAGTAGAGAAATACAATTTACAACCAGAAAATGTGTTGTATATGGGAGATGACATTCCAGATTACCCTGTTATGGAATTGGTAGGAATGCCTTGTTGCCCAAATGATGCTGCTCCAGAAATACAAGGAGTTTCTAAATATATTTCTTACAAAAAAGGTGGAGAAGGATGTGTTAGAGATGTTATAGAACAAATTTTAAGAGTACAAGGAAAATGGGAAAACAACTTTAGTGCAAAATATGATTAA
- a CDS encoding Rossmann-like and DUF2520 domain-containing protein: protein MISVLLVGKGNVATHLHTAFLKTDAIAVTQISSRELKNIPKADLTIIAVSDDAIAEVSSKINNKFVVHTSGGCSINELKNQTRKGVFYMLQTFSKGKEVNFNEIPFCLEATNKKDQKLLDKVAKSIGKKRYEINSEQRKALHVAAVFVNNFTNHFYKIGNDICTEHHVPFEILHPLINETASKIASLSPEKAQTGPAVRKDSKTIKNHLDLLNKEQQKIYKIITKSIQNSID, encoded by the coding sequence TGTACTACTTGTTGGAAAAGGAAATGTTGCTACACATTTACACACTGCTTTCTTAAAGACTGATGCTATTGCAGTTACGCAAATTAGTTCTAGAGAATTAAAAAACATCCCAAAAGCAGACCTTACAATTATTGCCGTTTCTGATGATGCTATTGCAGAAGTTTCATCAAAAATAAACAACAAATTTGTGGTACACACCTCCGGTGGATGCTCTATTAACGAATTAAAAAACCAAACTAGAAAAGGTGTTTTTTACATGCTACAAACTTTTTCTAAAGGAAAAGAAGTTAATTTTAACGAGATTCCTTTTTGTTTAGAAGCTACCAATAAAAAAGACCAAAAATTACTTGATAAAGTTGCAAAGTCTATTGGAAAAAAAAGATACGAAATAAATTCTGAACAAAGAAAAGCATTGCATGTTGCCGCAGTATTTGTAAATAACTTTACCAATCACTTTTATAAAATTGGAAATGATATTTGCACAGAGCACCATGTTCCTTTCGAAATTTTACACCCCTTAATTAATGAAACTGCTAGTAAAATTGCATCTTTATCGCCAGAAAAAGCACAAACCGGACCTGCAGTTAGAAAAGACAGTAAAACAATTAAAAATCATTTAGATTTGTTAAATAAAGAGCAACAAAAAATATATAAAATTATTACAAAATCAATTCAAAATTCAATTGATTAA